The genomic interval GGGTCGCGACCGATGGCACGAACTTCCTGGTCACCTGGTGGGACAACCGTCAGGTCTACACGCAGCTGTGGGCCGCGCGAGTGAACTCGCTGGGCATGCTGCTGGAGCCGGGCGGCAAGCCCATCCCCACCATTCCGGACTGCGGCGACTACGCGCTGAGCTACGGCGCGGGGTACTACGTGCTCGCGTGTCCCCGGGGGCTGATGCGCATCTCCAGCGACGGCATGCCCGAGGCGCCGAAGCGCTTCGCGTTCAACATCCGGCACGTCTACTACCGGCAGCCGGGGCTCGCCTTCAACGGGACGAACTTCCTGCTCACCTGGCCGGGCCTGAGCAACAACTTCCCGTCGTCGGGCGGCGCGCTCTACGTGGCGCTGCTCTCGGCCTCCGGTGACGTGGTGATGCACCCGAAGGTGATTTCCCAGTACGAGACGGAGGCGCAGGACGCGGCCGTGACGGCGGTCGGCGGTTCGTTCCGAGTCGTCTGGAGCGAGCTCACCTCGTACCTCCTCTCGGTCTCGGTGGATGGGACGACCGGCGCCGTCGGGCCTCGTCAGCGCGAAGTCTACGGCGGCGCCGCCAGCCAGGCCCGCTTCCCCGCCGTCGCGAGCAACGGCGAGGACTATGCGTTCGTCTACCAGTACGGCGATGACCTCGGGCAGGAGAGCCTGTCGGTGGAGGGCTACATCCGGCGCGCGGACGGCGGGAGCAGCTTCTTCTCCTTGTCGAACAGCGGGCAGCCGGAGCGCCCGGACATCGCCTGGGTGCCGGACTCCGGCGCGTATGGCGTGGTCTGGAACAACACGCGCAGCCACAGCCAGGTGCGCACCGAGGTCCATGGCGCGTGGGTGAGCCCCGCTGGTGTCGTCTCCGGAAGCGCGCAGCTCAGTACGAGCCGGGACGGCCACTTCCACGACGACGTGCGAATCGCCGCGGGTGCGGCCGGCAGCATGGTGGTCTGGCAGCGCGACGGGAAGGCCGTGGGTATCGACGTGTTCGGCCGTCCGCTGGAAGGGGGCACGCCGGTGAACCTCGGCGCCAGCGCCAACGCGCAGACGGCGCCCGCTGTCGCCGCGGGGCCGGATGGTTACTTCGTCGCGTGGGAGGACACCCGCAGCTATCAGTGGGAGTTCAAGGACATCTACGGCGCGCGGCTGGGGCCCACGGGGGAGGTGCTGGACCCGGCGGGTGTGCTCATCGCCCGGTTGGTGTCTCCGACCAACGAGCTGACCCCGGCGGTGGCCTGGAATGGCAAGGATTGGCTGGTGGCCTGGCTGGAGCGGGGCGCGGGCACGAACCCGTCCAGCCTGCGTGCGCGCCGCGTGTCCGTGTCTGGCCAGTGGGTGGACTCGATTCCGCTCACCCTGGGGCCCACGTGGAGCAGGCCCGTGGCCGCCAGTGGCTCGCGGGGCGCGGTGGTGGCGTGGCAGGAGAACGGGGTGAAGGGCGTGCGCGCCACGCTGGTGCATGACGATGGTGGCGTCACGGTGCTCAATGGACTGCCTCCGGACAGCGGCACCGTCGAGCCGTCCGTGGTGGGCAGTGGCTCGCAGTACCTGGTGGCGTGGGAGGAGAGCGATGGGGTCCGGGCGCAGCGCTACAACGCGCTCGGCGTGGCGCAGGGGAGCCTCATCGACGTCGCTCCGGGACGCAGGCCTTCGGTGGCGTCGGACGGGACGGACTTCCTGGTCACCTTCGCGCGCGAGGCCAGCTCGAACTCGCATGACCTCTTCGCGCAGCGAGTCACCTCCACCGGTCAGCTCTCGGCCTCGCCCGTGCTGCTTGGCAACTCGCGCACCTCGCTGCCTCGTCCCTCCGCCACCTGGAGCGGAACGACGTACCTGGCGGCCTGGATGGGCTTCGATGCCTCCTCGCGCACCAGCATCCAGGCGAGCCGCATCGCGCGGAATGGACTGGTGGTGGACGCCACGCCCTTCACGCTCTTCGAGGGACGGCCCACCGAGGAGGTGGACGACGAGGACTTCTCCGGCCTGGGCCTCGCGTCGAGGAACGACGGAACGGTGCTCGCGGTGACGAGCCGCATGGACCACGCGCCCTTCATCCAGTCGCAGCGAGCGCGGGCGCGGCTCGTCGACACCCGGGATGTTCCGCGCGCGAACGCCGCGAGCGTGACGACGGCCGAGGACACCGCGCTGTCCATCACCCTCACCTCGGCGGACCCGACGTCGGAGGCGACGACGTATGCCATCTCCACGCCGCCCCCCGTGGACCAGGGGACGGTGCAGCTCACGGGGAACGTGGCCCGGTTCACTCCCGCGCCTGACTACTACGGGACGACGTCGTTCCACTTCGTCGCGCGAAACTCCCTGGGAGATTCGACTCCGGCCAAGGTCACCATCCAGGTGACGGCCGTGAATGACCCGCCGGTGCTCGCGGTCCCCAGCACGCTGACCT from Myxococcus stipitatus carries:
- a CDS encoding Ig-like domain-containing protein, whose translation is MPSLGFFPLMWVLGAAAPAPSTAPAATELPFSPQAVIQQVQLSYRPEGKGFSGEHRTYRVTHAEGQLTVSPLAYQVDPAEPFRAGLSLGAAEVRRGTRLVRLEPAKAQVARDGSLQVARGAMAEHFHNRVEGVEQSWHFPRMPTGRGALTVRVPVRGLEFQSSTASGLHFSDAKTGAGLRYGLGTWIDAKGQRTEVIPSFQDGAIVLSIPEETLKASVFPAVLDPVLSPEFGIDQPVVSVEPKDQHTPRVATDGTNFLVTWWDNRQVYTQLWAARVNSLGMLLEPGGKPIPTIPDCGDYALSYGAGYYVLACPRGLMRISSDGMPEAPKRFAFNIRHVYYRQPGLAFNGTNFLLTWPGLSNNFPSSGGALYVALLSASGDVVMHPKVISQYETEAQDAAVTAVGGSFRVVWSELTSYLLSVSVDGTTGAVGPRQREVYGGAASQARFPAVASNGEDYAFVYQYGDDLGQESLSVEGYIRRADGGSSFFSLSNSGQPERPDIAWVPDSGAYGVVWNNTRSHSQVRTEVHGAWVSPAGVVSGSAQLSTSRDGHFHDDVRIAAGAAGSMVVWQRDGKAVGIDVFGRPLEGGTPVNLGASANAQTAPAVAAGPDGYFVAWEDTRSYQWEFKDIYGARLGPTGEVLDPAGVLIARLVSPTNELTPAVAWNGKDWLVAWLERGAGTNPSSLRARRVSVSGQWVDSIPLTLGPTWSRPVAASGSRGAVVAWQENGVKGVRATLVHDDGGVTVLNGLPPDSGTVEPSVVGSGSQYLVAWEESDGVRAQRYNALGVAQGSLIDVAPGRRPSVASDGTDFLVTFAREASSNSHDLFAQRVTSTGQLSASPVLLGNSRTSLPRPSATWSGTTYLAAWMGFDASSRTSIQASRIARNGLVVDATPFTLFEGRPTEEVDDEDFSGLGLASRNDGTVLAVTSRMDHAPFIQSQRARARLVDTRDVPRANAASVTTAEDTALSITLTSADPTSEATTYAISTPPPVDQGTVQLTGNVARFTPAPDYYGTTSFHFVARNSLGDSTPAKVTIQVTAVNDPPVLAVPSTLTFDEDATSTNAKYTLTGLAAGPANESGQTLTLTATSDKPSVVASVSRTTISSGKSTLTFVLAPNGNGTANVTVTLSDNGSPVLTRSQVIAVTVRPVNDAPVATGQSVLVGEGGRSFKLLGADVDGDVLQYRVLTQPAHGVLSGTAPDVTFTPEAGFTGSTSFTFDVFDGKVASAPATVQLNITSAAPVVTWTGVTEGDEGAAVSFSASATSVYGGPFTLTWTFGDGTTGAGAQTSHVFADDGDYTVSLTVADGVGLTTTQQKSYRIRNLPPVATPVSRRSVAQGQVVELSLSAQDPGGARDPLSWMLLSGPGTLSSAGRYRLETLALPVGSHEVRALVSDDEGGTAMLAFTVEVLAAQAKLQAEADASPGGGCAAAGGAVTPWLLLAGLGWARRRQERGAR